The following are from one region of the Deferribacterota bacterium genome:
- the tsaA gene encoding tRNA (N6-threonylcarbamoyladenosine(37)-N6)-methyltransferase TrmO — protein MIKDKDLIIFKPIGYVKHNHKDVPRHYNLSDLVGDIIINKAYLEGLLDIKKNSLIVVLFYFHKSKKFTKDLLRRVPPHGDKELGVFSICSPNRPNPIGLSILRVIDIVENKIHVKHIDMLNETPILDIKPYVKPVFEN, from the coding sequence ATGATTAAAGATAAAGATTTAATAATTTTTAAGCCCATTGGTTATGTAAAACATAACCACAAAGATGTACCAAGACATTATAATCTATCCGATTTGGTTGGTGATATTATAATAAATAAAGCATATTTAGAAGGCCTACTGGATATAAAGAAAAATAGTTTAATAGTCGTTTTGTTTTATTTTCATAAATCTAAAAAATTTACAAAGGATTTATTAAGAAGGGTCCCACCACATGGTGATAAAGAATTGGGGGTATTTAGCATCTGTTCCCCAAATAGACCTAATCCTATTGGTTTATCTATTCTTAGGGTAATAGATATCGTTGAAAACAAAATCCACGTTAAACATATTGATATGCTTAATGAAACACCAATTCTAGATATAAAACCCTATGTTAAACCAGTTTTTGAAAACTAA